The stretch of DNA gatggagatcacaagcacaagatgatgatggccatatcatatcacttatattgattgcatgtgatgtttatcttttatgcatcttattttgcttagatcgacggtagcattataagatgatctctcactaaattatcaaggtataagtgttctccctgagtatgcaccgttgcaaaagttcttcgtgctgggacaccacgtgacgatcgggtgtgataggctctacgttcaaatacaacgggtgcaaaatagttgcacacgcggaatactcaggttaaacttgatgagcctagcatataacagatatggcctcggaacactgagatcgaaaggtcgagtgtgaatcatatagtagatatgatcaacatagtgatgttcactattgacactactccatctcacgtgatgattggacatggtttagttgatttggatcacgtgatcacttagatgattagagggatgtctatctaagtgggagttcttaagtaatatgattaattgaactttaatttatcatgaacttagtcctggtagtattagcatatctatgttgtagatcaatagctcgcaatGTTGCTCCCCATTtattatgttcctagagaaaaactatgttgaaaaatgttagtagcaatgatgcggattggatccgtgatccgaggattatcctcattgttgcacagaagaattatgtccttgatgcaccgctaggtgacagacctattgcaggagcagatgcagacgttatgaacgtttggctagcttaatatgatgactacttgatagtttagtgcaccatgcttaacggcttagaatcgggacttcaaagacgttttgaacgtcatggaccatatgagatgttccaggagttgaagttaatatttcaagcaaatacccgagttgagacatatgaagtctccaacaagttctatatcaaaaatatggaggagaataactcaagcagtgagcatgtgctcagattgtctaggtaTTACAAtagcttgaatcaagtgggagttaatcttccagataaaatagtgattgacagaattctctagtcaccattaccaagttagtagaacttcgtgatgaactataatatgcaagggataacagaaacgattcccaagctcttcgtgatgttgaaatcgatgaaggtagaaatcaagaaaaatatcaagtgttgatggtaaacaaaaaccactagtttcaagtaaagggacaaaggaaagaaaggggaacttcaagaagaacggcaagcaagttgctgctcaagtgaaaaaccccaagtctggacctaagcctgaaactgagtgcttctactgcaaagggactggtcactggaagcggaactaccccaagtaattggcagGTAAGAAGGATGggaaagtgaacaaaggtatatttgatatacatgttattgatgtgtactttactagtgtttatagcaacccctcagtatttgatactagttcagttgctaagaatagtaactcgaaacgggtgTTGTAGAATGAACAGAGAATAGTTAAaagtgaagtgacgatgtgtattggaaatggttccaagattgatatgatcatcatcgcacactccctatactttcgggattagtattaaacctaaaataaatgttctttagtgtttgcgttgagcatgaatatgattggatcatgtttattgtaatagggttattcatgtaagttggagaataattgttgttctgtttacatgaataaaaccttctatggtcatacacccaatgaaaatgttttgttggatctcgatcgtggtgatacacattttcataatattgaagccaaaagatgcaaagttaataatgatagtgcaacatatttgtggcactgccgtttaggtcatattggtgtaaagcgcatgaagaaaatccatgctgatggcttttggaatcacttgattatgaatcagttgatgcttacgaactatgcctcatgggcaagatgactaaggctccgttctccggaacaatggagagagcaacagatttgttggaaatcatacatactgatgtatgtggtccgatgaatattgaggctcgcagcaggtatcattattttccgatcttcatagatgatttgagcagatatgagtatatctacttgatgaaacacgagtctgaaacatttgaaaagttcaaataatttcagagtgaagtggagaatcatcgtaacaaacataaaagtttctacaatatgatcgcagaagtaaaatatttgagttacgagtttggccttcagttaaaacaatgtgaaatagtttcactactcacgccacctggaacaccacagtgtaatggtgtgtccgaacgtcataaccgtactttattagatatatggtgcgatctatgatgtttcttaccgattaaccactatagttttggggttatgcattagggacagctgcattcacgttaaaagggcaccatctaaatccgttgagaccacaccgtatgaactgtggtttggcaagaaaccaaagttgtcgtttcttaaaatttggggttaCAATGCTTATAAGAAAATGTTTCATCCCGATAAgttcaaacccaaatcggagaaatgcgtcttcataggatacccaaaggagactgttgggtacaccttccaatcacagatccaaaggcaaaatattcgttgccaagaatggatcctttctagagaagaagtttctctcgaaagaagtgagtaggagaaaagtagaacttgatgaggtaattgtacctgctcctttattggaaagtagttcatcacagaaatctgttcgtgtgactactacaccaattagtgaggaagctaatgatgatgatcatgtaactttagatcaagttcctaccgaacctcgtaggtaaaccagagtgagatccgcaccagagtagtacggtaatcctgttctggaggtcatgttacttgaccatgacgagcctacgaactatgaggaagcgatgatgagcccagattccgcgaaatggcttgaggccatgaaatctgagatgagatccatgtataagaacaaagtatggactttgattgacttgcccaatgatcggcgagccattgatattaaatggatcttcaagaggaagacggacgctgatattAGTGCTagtatctacaaagctagaattgtcgcaaaaaggttttcgacaagtttaaggtgttgactacgatgagagtttctcactcgtatctatgcttaaatttttccgaatcatgttagcaattgccgcattttatgaaatctggcaaatggataaacaaaactgcattccttaatagatttattaaagaagagttgtatatgatgcaaccagaaggttttgtcaatcctaaaggtactaacaaaatatgcaagctccagcgatccatctatggactggtgcaagcatctcggagttggaatatacgctttgataagttgatcaaagcatatagttttatacagacttgcggtgaagcctctatttacaagaaagtgagtgggagcactacaacatttctgataagtatatgtgaatgacatattgttgatcggagataatgtagaattattctgcaaagcataaaggaatgtttgaaaggagtttttcaaagaaagacctcggtgaagctgcttacatattgagcatcaagatctatagagatagatcaacacgcttgataagttttttcaatgagtacataccttgacaagattttgaagtagttcaaaatggaacagtcaaagaaggagttcttgcctgtgttacaaggtgtgaagttgagtaagactcaaaacccgaccacggaaaaagatagagagagaatgaaagtcattccctatgcctcagccatagattctataaagtatgccatgctgtgtaccagacctattgtataccctgccctgagtttggcaagggagtacaatagtgatctaggagtagatcactggacaatggtcaaaattatccttagtgaaataaggatatgtttctcgattatggaggtgacaaaaggttcgtcgtaaaggtttacgtcgatgcaagttttgacactgatccagatgactcaaaatctcaatctggatacatattgaaagtgggagcaattagctagagtagctccgtgcagagcattgttggcatagaaatttgcaaatacatacggatctgaatgtggcagacccgttgactaaacttccctcacaagcaaaacatgatcacaccttattactctttgggtattaatcacatagtgatgtgaactagattattgactctagtaaaccctttgggtgttggtcacatgacgatgtgaactatgggtgttaatcacatagtgatgtaaactattgatgttaaatcacatggtgatgtgaactagattattggctctagtgcaagtgggagactgaaggaaatatgccctagaggcaataataaagttattatttatttccttatttcatgataaatgtttattattcatgttagaattgtgttaaccggaaacataatacatgtgtaaatacatagacaaacagagtgtcactagtatgcctctacttgactagctcgttgaatcaaagatggttaagtttcctagccatagacatgagttgtcatttgattaacggggtcacatcattagagaatgatgtgcttgacttgacccattccattagcatagcacttgatcgtttagtttgttgctattgctttcttcatgacttatacatgttcctatgactgagattatgcaactcccatttaccggaggaacactttgtgtgctaccaaatgtcacaacataactgggtgattataaaggtgctctacatgtgtctccgaaggtacttgttgggttggcgtatttcgagattaggatttgtcactccgattgtcggagagatatctctaggccctctcggtaatgcacatcactataagccttgcaagcattgcaactaatgagttagttgcgagatgatgtattacggaacgagtaaagagacttgccggtaacgagattgaactaggtattgagataccgacgatcgaatctcgggcaagtaacataccgatgacaaagggaacaacgtatgttgttatgcagtctgaccgataaagatcttcgtagaatatgtaggaaccaatatgggcatctaggtcccgctattggttattgaccagagaggtgtctcggtcatgtctacatagttctcgaacccgtagggtccacacgcttaacgttcgttgacgatatagtattataagagttatgtatgttggtgaccgaatgttgttcggagtcccggaagagatcacggacatgacgaggagctccggaatggtccggaggtaaagattcatatattggatgatatggtttggccaaggggtcaggcccaTGGGGCTATAAGTCGGAGCAAAATGAGTTTTGcagaggccagggggccaaacgccggagaccctggcgtctggccctgggccagacaccgaggcccatggcgtctgggccagacgccaacgattgtggcgtttggtcctcgtgtccgagtgggactcttgcctttcgggcaaaaccgactttgaggaggcttttgctccaagtttcgaccccagggatcaacatataaatagaggggcagggctagcaccaaggacacatcaagaaacaccaagccgtgtgccggcaaccccatctcctctagtttatcctccttcatagttttcgtagtgcttaggtgaagccctgcggagattgttcttcactaacaccgtcaccacgccgtcgtgctgccggaactcatctactacttcgcccctcttgctggatcgagaaggcgaggacgtcaccgagccgaatgtgtgcagaacttggatgtgccgtgctttcggtacttggatcgatcggatcgtgaagacgtacgactacatcaaccgcgttgatataacgcttccgcgaatggtctacgagggtacgtagacaacactctcccctcccgttgctatgcatcaccatgatcctgcatgtgcgtaggaaaattttgaaattaatacgttccccaacatacactccccggggggttccggtaaccccccggtactccggtatatgtccgaaacctcccgaaacacttccggtgtccggacatagtcgtccaatatatcgatccttacgtctcgaccatttcgagactcctcgtcatgtccgtgatcatatccgggactccgaactaccttcggtacatcaaaacacaaaaacacataataccgatcgtcacagaactttaagcgtgcggaccctacgggttcgagaactatgtagacatgaccgagacatgtctccggtcaataaccaatagcggaacctggatgctcatattggttcctacatattctacaatctttatcgatcaaaccgcataacaacatacgttgctccctttgtcatcggtatgttacttgcccgagattcgatcgtcggtatctcaatacctagctcaatctcgttaccggcaagtctctttactcgttccatagtGCATCAttccgtaactaactcattagtcacattgcttgcaaggcttatagtgatgtgcattaccgagagggcccagagatacctccccgataattggagtgacaaatcctattcttgatctatgccaactctaagaacaccatcggagacacctgtagatcacctttataatcacccagttacgttgtgacgtttggtagcacacaaagtgtttctccggtattcgggagttgcataatctcatagtcatagcaacatgtataagtcatggagaaagcaatagcagtaaactaaatgatcaagtgctaagctaacgaaatgggtcaagttaatcacatcattcttctaatgatgtgaccccgttaatgaaatgaaaactcatgtccatggctaggaaattCAACCAtcattgatcaacgagctagtcaagtagaggcatactagtgacactatgtttatctatgtattcacacatgtattatgtttccggttaatacaattatagcatgaataataagatttatcatgatatgaggaaataaataataactttattattgcctctagggcatatttccttcatagaCTGCTTGCCGAACACACTGACAATCTAGATGAGGAGATCTGGAAGTATATAAAGGATAGGAAACTGTTGCAAACAGCCGTTTTGCTACTGTCAGCTCAAGGACATATCCGTGCAGGGTATTCCTCCTGCAATAGAAATGGTAATGTTGGGGTTCATGGGTTTTCTACTATCATTGATCGCCTTGTTGAACAGATTGATAGCATAAAATTGGGGATGGATCGAGACGAAAAGGAAAAGCTGAATTTGGAGGCCCAGGGTGAACATTTGTACAATACATTATTGCTTGGTCAAATAATTTTCCAAGCTGGTAAAGCTCTTGATTCTTACATTCAGACACATAAAGAGGTGCCTGAAACAAAGGTTCTTCAACACATTTCACAGATTCTCAATGATCATGGTTTTTTCGCCACCGGAGGAGTCATCCGCATTGGAAACCTCTCCCCTTACGAATGGTGGCCAGTGCCCAATGGTGAGAAGATTGTCGAAACTAAGGCAACTGCAGAAACGCCTAATGCAGATAAAAAGCGTTTCAGAAATAGACCATGCAGACGTTGGGAGCGTGAATGCACATGGAATAGTTACTTTCCATATTGGAGATCAGTGTTAGCATTGCGGTCTCCCATAAAAGTGTATCCAGCCCATGCACAAACTGATGAATTGCCTCCGCCTAAATTTGATCGAATACAGGACTCGGTGAGTAAGTTTGGCAAACTATCTACTACTTCGGTCCCAAAAGGTAATGCCTGTTTGCTGGCAAGAGAAATTCCACAAGTCACAAATATGCATCGATCCAGAAGGCTATTTGGTACTGTTGCATTGACGATGTTGAAAGTATTAAAGAATGCATGAGAAGAAATGTGGCCGTACATTTAGCCTCAACTTGGTTATTGAGTGCAAGTTTTCGTCCATCTATACATGACCTGACAAACATTTCCTTGTTATAACTAGCCTATACCCGCGCGGTGGCATGCCGCGCATTGCTTATAATTATGGTATAGATTAATAGCATGTGAATATTATTATGTGTTTCTTTCGTTAATTTATTAGTTTTTGTAAGTTTGTTATTCCGAGTTTTAATTCAGTAGGACGATCGAATGATTCTAATAGCGTGTTGTTTGTGGGATTTCATTTATTTTATAAACTAGGACAAATAAATTACCTGAAAAAACGGCAACATTATCTAGAAGTAGATAAGATAGCATAGGTGTTGTACAGACAAACTGAAATTAGTGGAAATTCATACACTCGGTACGGTATGACCCATAGCAGTAATTTTGCATTTCTTAAATTAATCTTCATCATCTGATGAGGTCATTATGCTGTCAATTGTGTTTTCCATGTTTGCAGGAGTGCTGGTTGCTTGGTCCACAGTTTCTTCCATTTATATTTCTACAGAATATGCTTTCCATCGAGCGTAGTCTTGTTCTAGTTCTCGTTCTGGCTGTTCTAACTTCTATGTATAAGAGATGTTCTTCACTTCTGTTGGTGATGGAATATCAGGGTGAAAACAAAGACCTGGAGGTCGAGGCATCCAGTGCTAATTAGGAGTTGCTCGTTTTTTCCATGTATTGAAAGCGCTCGTCCAGAATATGGTTGGGAATAAGATTGGTATCTGGAACATACTTATTTCTCAACCTAACCATGTCATGGTCAGAGAAGCTAAAACAAGTTTAAAACCACTTGCAACTTGAAGTTGAAAGGCTCCTCTTATTACTCAAAATGGCAGGAGGAAGGGGTTCAATTTGGCTTAGTGAGCTCGTGAACAGCATTAGCCAAATGGGTGACATTCTGATGGCAAAAGCTTAAAAATCCGTCTAATGAAGCAAAAATAACTTGACCAGGCATTAACTTACAGAACTTATACATGGTCAGGTTTGGAGTTGACGGCGGTCAAGCTAACAAATCTCAGACCATGAGAACACCTGAGAGGGTCAAGTTTGCTAACCTATTGGACATTTTAGTGGTCCTTCCCTGCAGAAGATAGAAGAGGAACACATAAAGTCGAGTACCATGGAGAGGAGACATTTTGATTAGCTTAAATATTTCTAGAAACCTGATAACAATAAACAACcgaaaggaaaaaaagagaaatgaTTTCACAAGAAGGGAGATAAAGATAGCGATCCATAGTGATACTGTCAATATAGAAGAACCTCTACACATGCATATCTCCACAAAACACGTGATACTATATTGAGTAGTCTGCCACATTAGTTAGAGCATCTCTGGCAGATCCTGTAAAAGGGACCATCCGGCAAAATGACCACCGATTTACGGGATGAGGGCGCTTTTTTTGTCCCGAATAGATCCCGTAAAATTGTCCATTCTGTAATTTTTTTGCGGGAACCTGCATATTTCTGGCCGTTTCCTCTATCTACGAGATCTGGGGACCGGCGTTCGTTTTCACGAACTTTTTTGCGGAGGACGTATATGAGTCGAGATGAGGCGAGAGAGGAGACCGGCGTTCGCTTTCACAAACTTTTAATCTGGCTCGGCACGTATATGAGTCGGAACGTAGAAGTAGACGTACACTTCTATTTCAATTCGACTCGGCACGGTATTTCGTTTCATACACCTCATCTATGGATTTCTACCGCCGAGTCAAATATTTTCCTTCTCCTACAGTAAATCTCTCTGTGCATGTGTCTAAATAGAGTATTACTACAAATTAATGTCAACACATAAGCATAGAACCAAACAAGAATGTTCTCCATGCCAGATTATGTTTCTAGTCTCTTGTACAAGACTTGCAAATTGGGTCACAGCAAAAAACCACCAGAAAACTTAATCAAATCGACACGTAGATAATAGGCGGTGCTCGAGGACGTCCTGGCAACTTCGTCTCATCCTGGTGAACTGCTCATGCAAAACGACACTCTTCAATTATGAAGAACGTGTGCAGTCCAGATTTCCTCCATTATCCAATCTGAACTGCCGCCTGATAGATTTGACAAACAATCAGAAGCACGATGTGGAGCAAACAAATAAGAAGTTTCTCTGTTGCAAGCCGTGTAGATCATGATTTTCCAGAGATGTTAGGATGCAAGTTATATATCATCCTGACTTCTGAGCAGGAGGGACCCATGACTGAACTAATTGAACAGACGATTCATCTATTAGAAATTGAGGTGAGAAACACTTGAGGTTCAGAGTTAATTGAAACGGCAGTTCATATATCAGAAAGCCTTAGCAACGATCGTGTTAAACTAGTACTATCACCTTACTAGTATATCACAGTTTCAGCAGGCAAGGGAAAATACAACACAAAAATGGAATGACAAACAGACATGAATCTCCGTATATAGCACGTAGTCCTCGGACGCTACAGAAATGCAACAGCAGTCTTGGGCTCTTccattccaggtccacccaaacAGCAAGATCTTCAGTTAGTTAGGCCACAGCTAGAGATTACAAACAAGAAAATAACCTTTATGTATTGTTGGAAACAGAAGTTGCTATAACGACAAATTATTCACAGACAAATAAATAAAGTGTAGATATTAAATATTCATAATAGTTCACCCAAAACAATCTGAGTATGCATGGTGAAGTACTAAGGTGTTACATCTGCATAGGCTACTAATATATTTATAACTACACAAACACAAGCAGGTACGATGTTGACAGTATAGCTAGCCGTATAAAGTCGGATAAATGCGCTCATTCAAGCACCTAGAGCCTATCAAAAAGCTTCGTAAAGGTCTATCCTTCATTGCCTCCCGTATTCAAGACGTAACTCTTGTATATCATCAGAAAGATGGACAATTGTGAGGCTCCAATATGCAAGACTTTTAGTGTTCATCTGCCAATGACTCTGAGAACAATGGAACGTATGAAAGATAAGGGAAGCTGGATTCCCGTCCAAGATCACATATCAAACGCAGCTCCTTAGAATCCATTTCGTAGGAAAATAGTTCCACCAGTGAACGCCAATACAAAGTATATTTTACAATTATGAATATGACATTATGTTCTGGGTGAGCTGAGATAACACAGCAATGATCATCATGGCTTGAATACCTTGTTCCAAACAGTAGCTCGTAGCTGACATTGAGCTTCAATGTCCATTTTGCAGTGCTAAAATCTTCTAAAACCCAGATTGATATTTCAGAAGCATCACAATTTGCGATATACAAATGGCCCCGTGATACATAAACATCATAAGCACAACCGGGACAGTGTGGTTTAGGAACACGAACGGAACTGCAATTTCCATCCACGTCAACGGTTGCAACCAAATCATTATTGGAAGTTAAATACAGGATCCCGGTCAAAAATGCGCTACCTATAAAGTGGACTGTTTCAATTGGAAGGTCCCATGCACGCTGACGTGTCCAAACTCCAGCTTTGGAAGAGTAGATTCCCACCACTTTGATGTATCTTTGACTATGATCACCACTCTTATCCCCATCCCAGACATAGGTAGGTACGAACTCAAAAACATGGAAGTGTGATGAGACCACTGGATCGAACCCCAGGTGAGCTTTGTACAACTTGCTGGACCAGTTTGTGGCAGGCACGACCACCCACTTCTCGGTGGCCGGATTGCACACCACGTAATCAAGTATCTTGCGATCAGTGTCCTGCCAGCACTTACAGAGGAGGAGGCCATTGCAGCAGTCCAATATGTGGAGTTTCTCGCATCGCGGCAGGAACGAGAGGGAGGAGTTGATGGGAGGGCGCCAGTTCCCGGAGACGCTTTGGTAACGACGAGAAACCTTTTTTGTGTCCCATGTTTCAAAGAAGAAGCCGGCGAGGGTCGACTGAGAAAGCTTCTTGCGGTGGTCCGGGTGGGAGATTAGATCGCGCCAGCGCGTGGAGACGCACTGGCAACAGCAGGTGGACTTGTAGGGCAAGCGCGAGATGATCTCGACCAGGAGGTCGTCCGGGAGCTCGGACACCGGGCTCCTCCCCGTGTcccacttcttcttcttcttggagccCCGCATCATGGCAGGACAGTCTGCAGATCGGGACGAAGGAGACGGTTAGAGACTCATGCATCCACGGTAATGAACTGATGATGGGAGCGTGACGGACGGGAGGAACTACCAATTGCTAGCGAGATGTGAAGCGAAGGACGGCCGGCCGCCGGCTAGGGTTTGCGCACGCGGCAGTAGCGAGTTGGAGGTACTAGTGGATTTATCTGGGCCGTGCACGACTTGAAACGTAGAAGTAGAGGATACACGTACGAGCTAACACGTCATCTCTGGATTTCTACTACCACGACCAAATATTGCTTTTCGAGAGTAATTCTTTTCTTCAAAGTATAAACTGTCTGGTAAAAATAAATACCTTCGAGTGTACAACCCGTGGAACTATGTACCAGAGGGGCATACGTATATGAGTGTCGATGGATCCTTAAACACTCCATGTACTTTGAACGTCGATGGATCCTTTAGTGAGCATGACAATGAGGCTGGGGCAGGTATGATTCTAAGGGACGACGTAGGTGCGCCTATTTTCTATGCATGCCTGGAGCTACCGCAATGCACTTTACTCTTAGGCCCCGTTCAGAACTCGTCTGGCTTCTCCAAATCCTCGATTCCAGCTTCTCGTACTCACTGCCAACTTCTCTCGCGGAGCTAGGTGTGTTCGGCTGCGTAAAATGCTTCGCAGATCTGTGGAAGTGAAGATGGGCTGCATGTGGTGGGCTTGAGGCCCGTTTCTTTGAAAAGGGCAGCAGCCCATGGCGTGGTTTGGCTGGGAGAACGTAGGGCGAGGCATCATTCGACTTGTCTTTCTAATAGAACCGTTATTCACTTGGCGGTGGCAATCCTGAGGTAGTTTTGTCAAACTTCTACTACTTCGCTGTTTCTGGGAGGTGCACTTCTGATGCTCCACGATTTTACACTGGAGAGGACTCGTCTCCGCGGAGCTGGATTCGTGGAGCTGCAGCGTTCGGGCTGGCTCCTCACGCGGAGCAGGAGAAGCGCGGAGACAGAGAGTGCCTGGAAGGCATCAGCATCAGCCTCGGCCATGCCATCCAGTGGAGTACACGGCCGATCATTGTGCAATTGGATTGTCTAGAACTCCCGGCTAATCTAAGGCATGAGCTATGATGGATCGGAGCATATGATGATGGTTCGAGAGGCCAAAGAGCTTCTTGAGGTGGGTAGGGAGTTTGTCATCAAGCATGCCAAGAGAGGGCAAAATGTTGTTGGCCACTATCCAGCCAACTATCTCTCCAAGCACGCCTAAATAAAgcacaaatcaaagcacatgacCGAGATCATTTTTTTAGGCTGCGGAAGTTTTATTGAGGCTGTAAGAGTGGAACAGGGAGGACGGGCGCGTGAAGTTATCTGGGCTTTTTACTAGGCCATGTGAGTCGCAGT from Triticum urartu cultivar G1812 chromosome 3, Tu2.1, whole genome shotgun sequence encodes:
- the LOC125547152 gene encoding putative F-box protein At3g52320, with amino-acid sequence MMRGSKKKKKWDTGRSPVSELPDDLLVEIISRLPYKSTCCCQCVSTRWRDLISHPDHRKKLSQSTLAGFFFETWDTKKVSRRYQSVSGNWRPPINSSLSFLPRCEKLHILDCCNGLLLCKCWQDTDRKILDYVVCNPATEKWVVVPATNWSSKLYKAHLGFDPVVSSHFHVFEFVPTYVWDGDKSGDHSQRYIKVVGIYSSKAGVWTRQRAWDLPIETVHFIGSAFLTGILYLTSNNDLVATVDVDGNCSSVRVPKPHCPGCAYDVYVSRGHLYIANCDASEISIWVLEDFSTAKWTLKLNVSYELLFGTRYSSHDDHCCVISAHPEHNVIFIIVKYTLYWRSLVELFSYEMDSKELRLICDLGRESSFPYLSYVPLFSESLADEH